From the Vibrio tubiashii ATCC 19109 genome, the window GATGAGCGATTTAGCCCCGAGCTTATTGGTGAGCAGGGCTTTTATTTGGCGGGTTCAAGCCTCAATGAGCTATATGGTCATTTAGTCAAAGAGAGAAATGAGCACAATTTTGCACGCTCTTTCCCTGTCACTTGGCAGATGATGCAACACAATAAGTCGGGTTACCTGATGGAGAAAGAGGGTTTGATTGTCTTTAATCAGATTTATCTTTCTCCACAGCAGCCCCTCTATCTGGTGATAGAACTTGATGGCAAAGAGTTAGACGCGATTGCCAAGCATGAGAGCGAAGCTTTAGTGCAAGAAGCAACTTTAGTGTTCGTTTTGATGCTAGCGTTCGTTATCCCAGGTACTTTACTCGTTGGTCACTACCGAAAACGCAGTATCGAAAGCCAATTAGCCCGTGCAGCCTTGAGTGGTATGTCTGCTGTGATTATTTCCGACCGCAACCATCGTGCGATTATGGTTAATGATCAATTTTGTGCGCTCACCGGACTCGCCCATCGCGATATCCACTCACGCAATATCATCAAGCACTTGCTTGGCGAAGAGCAAATTGAACTATCGCTAGAGATCTTTGAGCAAGTAGCCCATCAACAGCTATGGGAAGGCGAAATTAGTATTCAAAGAGCCGATGAAGAGCGAGCTGTCACTGCGTTACTACGGGTACAAAGTGTATTGGCAAAATCAGGTCGAGTTAGCTATTACATCACCTCAATTGTCGATATCAGTGATCGTAAAGAGCTTGAAGAACGCCTGCGTATTTTAAGTGAAAGAGATGAGCTCACCCAGCTTTGGAATCGTCGTAAGTTTGAATTGGAGCTGCGCCGTAATGCCCGGCTTATGGAGCGTTATCCTGCCACCTCGAATGCTTGCTTGGCTTTGCTCGATATCGACTTTTTTAAACGCGTTAATGATGAGCTTGGTCACGACGAAGGAGACCGCGTCATTACTAATGTGGCTCAGATGCTTGAGTCCACCTTGCGTGAGACAGATTTTGTGGCTCGAATCGGTGGTGAGGAGTTTGCGATCATTATGCCTCATACCTCAATATCAGAGGCTGAACTGGCCTTAGAGCGCTTACGTATAGCGATTGATTTGGAAGCGAGCATCCCTGTCACCGTCAGTATTGGTGTGACCGATTTTATTGCTGATAGCACGCGTTGTTACAAGTGCGCGGATATTGCGCTCTACGAGTCGAAGTCTTCTGGTCGTAACCGAGTGTCGGTCTGTTTTAGCTCCGAAGAGGTGGCATAAAAAATCGAGCCTTTTGGCTCGATTCTTATCTCATATCGCTATGCAGCGACGGCTTGCTCATCAATGATGGCTTGAATTTTCTGTCTGTTATGCTCTAGGTGACTATCTAGTGTCTTGGCGGCTTTTTCTCCGTCTTTGGCTAATACTAGCTTCATAATTTGTTCGTAGTCATCTAAGCAAGAACTGCCATACTCTAAACCGTTAACGATTGCGTAGTAGCGATAACGTTTGATCTGGGTGATGAGATCACTGAAGAAGCCAAGCATGTTATTCGAACGTGCCCCTTCGAGGAGTGAAATGTGGAACTGATGTTGACGCTCTTCCCACTCTTGCCAGTCAAAGCCTTCTTTTGCGTGTTGTACGCGCGACAACTTATGAAATGACGTCAGTACTTCTAGCTCCCAGCCTTCATCGCCAGCTTCAATCGCTTGCTTGAGGAGAATGGAAGAGATAAAGCGTAAGCTTTCATAGAGATCGTTCAGTTCATCAATAGAGACAGGCGCAACCCAACAACCTTTTTGCGGTTGTAAGCTGACATACTTGCTCCAAGAAAGTTGTACCAGTGCTTCTCTGATAGGAGAGGCACCGACATCGTATCTCTGTTTAAGCTCAGCAACGACCAGCTTTTCATCTGGTTGAAGTTGCCCATTCAAAATATCTTGCACAATCATTTTAGCGACTTTGTCTGTTAACGTCGGGCTAGACACGATGCATTCCTCACTACTTACACTGCTACTAAGACACCACTAATAATTATTAAACGGTATGTGGTACTGAATTTTGGTTGATAATACAGCGTACGGAATGGGTGGGCAAGAAAAATATATAAAAAAAGAGGGCCTAAGCCCTCTTTAATAGAATGTGCAATTGTATGCGTTTTATTATAGAACGTGTACAGATGCAGTGTTTGTTGTACCAGAAGCAACTAGTGCACCAGATACCATAACAACGATGTCGCCTTTGTTACCTAGGCCAGACTCTAGTGCAAGTTCTTTACCTGCTACGTAGAACGCGTCTGTGTTCTCGATAGAATCAACAACAACTGGAGTAACACCTTTAGTTAGAACTAGCTGTGCTGCTGTCTTAGTGTTAGTTGTAAGCGCTAGGATGTTCGCTGTTGGGAAGTACTTACGTACTGAACGTGCTGATTTACCACCTTCAGTTGCAACAACGATTAGAGGAGCTGCTAGTTTCTCAGCTGTATCAACTGCGCCTTTACATACTGCTTCAGTGATGCGTAGACGTGGGCTATCTAGGCGAGAGCCAAGCTCAGCTTTTAGTGCTGAATCAGTACGGTTCGCGATTTGAGCCATGATAGTTACCGCTTCAACAGGGTACTTACCTTTTGCAGTTTCGCCAGAAAGCATCACTGCGTCAGTACCGTCCATTACTGCGTTAGCAACGTCGCCTGCTTCCGCACGAGTAGGGCGTGGGTTGTTGATCATAGAATCAAGCATTTGAGTTGCAGTGATAACCATCTTACGTGCACGGTTACACTTCTCGATCATCATCTTCTGAGCGAAGATTACTTCTTCAGCTGGAATTTCAACACCTAGGTCACCACGAGCAACCATGATGCCGTCAGAAAGCTCTAGGATCTCGTCGAAGTTATCAACACCTTCTTGGTTTTCGATCTTAGAGATGATGTGGATGTTCTCGCCACCGTTTGCAGCAAGTACTTCACGGATTTCTTGAACGTCAGAAGCTTTACGGATGAATGAAGCTGCAACGAAGTCAACGCCTTGCTCACAACCAAACTTAAGGTCGTTCTTATCTTTTTCAGATAGAGCAGGTAGGTTTACTGAAACGCCTGGTAGGTTAACACCTTTGTTTTCACCTAGTGCTCCGTTGTTAAGAACTTTACACTTAACTTCAGTTTCAGAAGTAGCAAGTACTTCCATTTCGATTAGACCGTCGTCTACTAGGATAGTGTTACCAACGTTTAGGTCTGCTGCGAAACCAGCGTAAGTCACTGCTACTTTATCTTTGTTACCTACAACTGAGATATCAGTTGTGAAAGTGAACTCTTGACCAGCTACTAGATCAACGTCGTCGCCGTTTTCTAGTTTGATAGTACGGATTTCTGGACCTTTAGTATCTAGAAGGATAGCAAGCTGCTTACCAGACTCTTCCATTACTTTGCGGAAGTTCGCGATACGAGTGCCGTGCTCTTCGTAGTCACCGTGAGAGAAGTTCAGGCGCATTACGTTCATGCCTGCGTTTACTAGTTCAGTTAGCTTCTCTACAGATTCAGTTTTAGGGCCAATCGTACATACGATTTTGGTCTTTTTCATGGAAGATACTCTCCGGTCGATAATAGTTACAATTTGAAAGTCGGTTATTGGTCTGAAACCAAGGCTGTCGAATAGGCATTTTGTGCCTGCCAACTCTTCATGACAGCATTACATCTAGTTGGCTCCAGAACTGAAAGTCTTTCACATAGTTTAGTCATTTTATGACCAACTTAATGCCGTTCAACGCCGTATTTTTGTGACAACACTAGGATATAGTGGCTAGATTGCAAAAAAATAACGGTCAATTCTGTAATTTTTTTTCTTTTAGGGTGCGAATTCTACCACCTAATGATTTCAATATCACTGCTTAACAATTGTCTTAGGACAAGGTTTTTGCGCTAAATATTAATTTTTTGGATCGAAATAAATGGACATGAATGTTTCGACTTGACTATAATTTCTTTCAGTTCGAAACTTGAATGTATAAATTAAATGTCGAAACGAAACACTCAGCTAAGAAGACACGCTATTTCTAATCTAGTAAATGAGAAAGGAGAGGTCAGCGTTGAAGCACTTTCTGTTCAATTTGAAACCTCTGAGGTGACGATTAGAAAGGATCTTGCTTCGCTAGAAAAAAATGGTCAGCTTCTTCGTCGCTATGGTGGTGCGATTGCCTTACCCAAAGAAGTGGTAAGCGACGAAATGAACGAAAATGTTTCGATTCGAAAGAACGAATTGGCGGAGGCGGCGGTTAAGCTGATCCGCGAGCATAACCGTATTGTGATCGACAGTGGCAGTACAACTGGCGCTCTGATCAAAATGCTTGATGGCATGCGCGGTTTGGTGGTGATGACCAATTCTCTTAATGTCGCTAACGCGCTGAATGAGCTTGAAAGCGAACCGACTCTATTGATGACAGGCGGAACTTGGGATGCACACTCTGAGTCGTTTCAAGGTCAAGTTGCAGAATCTGTTCTACGCTCATATGACTTTGACCAGTTATTTATTGGCGCAGACGGTGTCGATCTTGAGCGCGGGACCACCACCTTCAATGAGCTCGTTGGCCTAAGTAAAGTGATGGCTGAGGTGTCACGCGAGGTCATCGTCATGGTCGAGTCGGAAAAGATCGGCAGAAAGATCCCTAACTTAGAGTTAGCTTGGGATGCCATCGATATCTTGATTACCAACAAAGACTTAGACCCAGAGTTAAAAACAAAAATTGAATCTCATGGCGTCAAAGTGCTTTGTGCATAACGTTAAACAAATTTTTTAATCTTACTTCTCCGAATCTGGCCTTTGCTTGCTGCCTATCGGAATCAACAAATTGGAGTTGAATATGTGTGGAATCGTCGGTGCTGTTGCACAACGAGATGTCGCTGAAATTTTAGTAGAAGGATTACGTCGCCTTGAATACCGTGGTTATGATTCTGCGGGTGTGGCGATTGTTGATGGTGAGTCAAACCTAACTCGCGTCCGTCGCCTTGGTAAAGTGCAAGAGCTAGCAGACGCGGTAGATTCGGCACAAGTTGTCGGCGGCACAGGTATTGCGCACACTCGCTGGGCGACTCATGGTGAACCTTCTGAAGCGAATGCCCACCCACATATGTCAGGCGACATTGCAGTGGTGCACAACGGTATTATTGAAAACCACGAAGAACTGCGTGAGCTACTTAAGTCTCGCGGTTATGTATTTGAGTCTCAAACAGATACTGAAGTAATCGCTCATATGGTTGAGTGGGAGCTGCGTAGCTCTGAGACACTATTGGAAGCAGTCCAAAAGACCGCGAAGCAACTTGAAGGTGCTTACGGCACTGTGGCATTGGATCGTAAAGATCCTTCGCGTATTGTCGTAGCTCGTTCAGGCAGCCCAATCGTGATTGGTTTTGGTGTTGGTGAGAACTTCCTTGCCTCTGACCAACTTGCTCTGCTTAACGTGACTCGCCGCTTTATGTATCTAGAAGAAGGTGACGTTGCGGAAATCACTCGCCGTGAAGTAACGGTATTTGATGCTTCAGGTGAGCGTGTAGAACGTGAGATTACGGAATCTAACGCTGAGCATGATGCGGGTGACAAAGGCCAGTACCGTCACTTCATGCAAAAAGAGATTTATGAGCAGCCAACGGCACTGATCAACACCATGGAAGGCCGTATTACGGCAGACTCTGTGGTAACAGAAGCTATCGGTGTTAACGCAGCGGAAATCCTAAGCAAAGTCGAGCATGTACAAATTGTTGCGTGTGGTACTTCTTACAATGCAGGTATGACAGCTCGTTACTGGTTTGAAGATCTCGCTGGCGTAAGCTGTGACGTAGAAATTGCTTCTGAGTTCCGTTACCGCAAATTTGTGACGCGTCCTAACAGTCTGTTAATCACGCTTTCTCAATCCGGTGAAACGGCTGATACCTTGGCAGCTCTGCGCCTAGCTAAAGAGAAAGGCTATATGGCTGCAATGACGATTTGTAACGTTGCTGGCTCTTCGCTGGTTCGTGAGTCTGATTTTGCCTTTATGACACGTGCTGGCGTAGAGATCGGTGTGGCGTCAACCAAAGCCTTTACCACTCAGCTTTCAGCCTTACTGATGTTAGTGACTGCGCTAGGTAAGCAACAAAATCGTATCAGCAAAGAAAAAGAGCAAGAGATTGTTGAAGCGCTGCATGCACTACCTAAGCAAATCAATGCTGCTCTCTCTTTTGAGAAAGACATTGAAGAGTTGGCGACAGATTTTGCTGACAAGCACCATACACTGTTCTTAGGTCGTGGTGAGTTTTACCCGATTGCTATGGAAGCCTCTCTTAAACTAAAAGAGATCTCTTACATCCACGCTGAAGCATACGCAGCAGGCGAACTAAAGCACGGTCCACTGGCGCTGATTGATGCTGATATGCCAGTTGTTGTGGTCGCGCCAAGTAACGAGTTGTTAGAGAAGCTAAAATCGAACGTTGAAGAAGTTCGTGCACGTGGTGGTTTATTATATGTATTCGCCGATGCAGATGCGGGCTTTGAAGCTGATGAGACAATGAAGATCATCACTATGCCGCACGTCAGCGAGATCACGGCACCGATTTACTACACCATCCCGATGCAGCTTCTGTCTTACTACGTTGCTTTGATTAAAGGAACGGATGTGGACCAACCACGTAACCTAGCGAAAGCGGTGACGGTTGAGTAACAGTCTAGCGAAGGCTAGCAATTAGAAAATGGTGGCTGTTAGGCCACCATTTTTGTTTACATGCCCTGTTAGAAACTAGGTCAACCATTGGCAGGATAGAGGGTAATTGGGCCAAGAAACATAGACTGGTCGCTCGGAGCAAGAATCTGCGGTAAGCCATTCCCTTTCTCTAGGCTGCGAACATACGTGCAGTGTACTTCTAGCACTGGTACGTTAGCTGCACTTGGGTAGGCTGGTTTTTTGACAATTCTGTCTACCGTTAACTGCGCAGCAGGAGGCAACAAAAACTCGGCTTGGACTGCGATTGCCGATTCTTGGTCTTTGAATTCCATCAGTTTGGCGAGATTCTCATAGCCTTGCTTCATCTTATTTCTTCGGCGTCTTTCAAGGTAGAGCGTTTTGCTTTTCTCTATCACATCAGTGACGTATTTCTTTTCGTAATCAGGGATGCTTTTAATTGAATTGTCGTTTAGATTTAATAGTCTTACTGCTGTCTCATCTAATCGGTTAGCTAAGTTAGTACTGTTGTAACCGCTAAATGCACTGATATTGACCCCTTGAGCACGACGTATAACGAAGTTAAGGATACCTTCGGTGTTTTTGTAAACAGGGAAGCAGGCTCCCTCAATAAACCCTTTGTGGAAGCTGCATGATAAGTAGCGACTACTTTTTATTGTCCCAACCGGACCTTTAGGATTGGCGCCGTTGACTATTTCATTGGCGTACTTCCACCAAGCCGAGTTTTGCGGATTTGGCACGGTAATTTGGCGATAGACGGGTACATCAACGCGCGTAGTTGAGTTCTGTCCCCACTTTTTGTAAGCCCGCCAGACTTTAACTGCGTCATCTTTAAGCTGGTTGCCTTTAGTGGTGTAGCCGGTCATCTCAGTATTGATGGTGTTAGAGTTGAACGTATAAAAAGACAGAGCTGTCACCATCTCCATTTGTTCAATCAAAGCTTGTTGCTCGAGGTCAGTAATACGAGCGCTGACGCTGTCAGGCACAGACCAGCGATGTCTCATACTTTGTGCCACCTTGTATTGATTGACAAAGCCTCTCATCATGTCCATCCACTCAGTGGGGCTATTGTTCTGGCAGTGTTGTCTATATGAGGTTTGTGTGAGATTTAGTGCCATCTGATGGAGTGCGTCTAAACACTCTTTCTCAGCCGCTTGATTAATTTTGAGGTATTTGAGCCTTTTCGTAAGGTTACCGACTCCCACAGATCTTAACTGCTCGTAGCGATATTCATCGTAACCGCCTATTTCCATTTTATTTTCCTTATCCAACTGACTTTATATTTGGAGCTCTAATTCTCATCTCAACTACGATTACTTTGCGTGAGGCGAAAACTGGCTCCATTTAAACTATCAACTTAGATGCAGTTGCATAGGCTGACAACGGAGCTTAGCCAAATTGATTTGGTGCTTTGGTTGTAATCCTACATGGGTCTAATAGTTGGAAGGATTTAACTTTCAATTTGTCATCAGGAATTGAGGCTAATTACTGATCTATCAGCATATTTAGATGCGGAATAACCTGTTCTAATGAATTCATAACAATAGCTTCTGTGTTTACTTCGTCTGATGGAGCAACGAGATCTGGCACCATGACCACAGGGCAACCCGCAGCCAGTGCCGCTTTTACTCCGTTATTAGAGTCTTCTAAAACTAAACACTGTTCGGCTTCCAAACCGAGGCGAGTGTATGCCATTTGGTAGCAGTCAGGGTAAGGTTTACCGCGTTCGACATCTTCTGCTGTGATGACTAAATCAAACTGAGGTAGGTAGTCGCTGGTGGCGAAGTTGTATTTGACCTCAGCAAGGTGTGAGGAGGTGACAATGGCTGTTGCGAGTCCACGTCGCTTAATGTCTTGGAATAGTTGGTCAAAACCGGGTTTGAAAGCGATGCCATTGGATCTTAAGCGATGAAAATGGTCGTCGCGAACCTGTTTATAGCGTGACAGATCGAGTGCATTTTGAAAGTGCTCTGCGAGAATCCGTTCGCACTCAGGGTCTTGAACACCGATGAATTGTTGATAGAAGTCGTCGCTTAAATCGAGATTTTGTTCACTAGCGGCATACTGCCAGCTCAGTTTGTAGATGGACTCGGTATCAAAGATAAGCCCATCCATATCGAAAAGAACCGCTTTTAACATGATGTCTCCTGTTGTAAGTCAATAGGAGGCTGACAATGGTAAGTCGTCGTTGTTATTAGAATGGGCTCTCTTTGTCGAGTTCATTACATATCTCGACAATTGCCAGTGAGAGCCCTGACTTTATGA encodes:
- a CDS encoding HAD family hydrolase, with amino-acid sequence MLKAVLFDMDGLIFDTESIYKLSWQYAASEQNLDLSDDFYQQFIGVQDPECERILAEHFQNALDLSRYKQVRDDHFHRLRSNGIAFKPGFDQLFQDIKRRGLATAIVTSSHLAEVKYNFATSDYLPQFDLVITAEDVERGKPYPDCYQMAYTRLGLEAEQCLVLEDSNNGVKAALAAGCPVVMVPDLVAPSDEVNTEAIVMNSLEQVIPHLNMLIDQ
- the glmS gene encoding glutamine--fructose-6-phosphate transaminase (isomerizing), whose amino-acid sequence is MCGIVGAVAQRDVAEILVEGLRRLEYRGYDSAGVAIVDGESNLTRVRRLGKVQELADAVDSAQVVGGTGIAHTRWATHGEPSEANAHPHMSGDIAVVHNGIIENHEELRELLKSRGYVFESQTDTEVIAHMVEWELRSSETLLEAVQKTAKQLEGAYGTVALDRKDPSRIVVARSGSPIVIGFGVGENFLASDQLALLNVTRRFMYLEEGDVAEITRREVTVFDASGERVEREITESNAEHDAGDKGQYRHFMQKEIYEQPTALINTMEGRITADSVVTEAIGVNAAEILSKVEHVQIVACGTSYNAGMTARYWFEDLAGVSCDVEIASEFRYRKFVTRPNSLLITLSQSGETADTLAALRLAKEKGYMAAMTICNVAGSSLVRESDFAFMTRAGVEIGVASTKAFTTQLSALLMLVTALGKQQNRISKEKEQEIVEALHALPKQINAALSFEKDIEELATDFADKHHTLFLGRGEFYPIAMEASLKLKEISYIHAEAYAAGELKHGPLALIDADMPVVVVAPSNELLEKLKSNVEEVRARGGLLYVFADADAGFEADETMKIITMPHVSEITAPIYYTIPMQLLSYYVALIKGTDVDQPRNLAKAVTVE
- a CDS encoding DeoR/GlpR family DNA-binding transcription regulator, with product MSKRNTQLRRHAISNLVNEKGEVSVEALSVQFETSEVTIRKDLASLEKNGQLLRRYGGAIALPKEVVSDEMNENVSIRKNELAEAAVKLIREHNRIVIDSGSTTGALIKMLDGMRGLVVMTNSLNVANALNELESEPTLLMTGGTWDAHSESFQGQVAESVLRSYDFDQLFIGADGVDLERGTTTFNELVGLSKVMAEVSREVIVMVESEKIGRKIPNLELAWDAIDILITNKDLDPELKTKIESHGVKVLCA
- the pykF gene encoding pyruvate kinase PykF — its product is MKKTKIVCTIGPKTESVEKLTELVNAGMNVMRLNFSHGDYEEHGTRIANFRKVMEESGKQLAILLDTKGPEIRTIKLENGDDVDLVAGQEFTFTTDISVVGNKDKVAVTYAGFAADLNVGNTILVDDGLIEMEVLATSETEVKCKVLNNGALGENKGVNLPGVSVNLPALSEKDKNDLKFGCEQGVDFVAASFIRKASDVQEIREVLAANGGENIHIISKIENQEGVDNFDEILELSDGIMVARGDLGVEIPAEEVIFAQKMMIEKCNRARKMVITATQMLDSMINNPRPTRAEAGDVANAVMDGTDAVMLSGETAKGKYPVEAVTIMAQIANRTDSALKAELGSRLDSPRLRITEAVCKGAVDTAEKLAAPLIVVATEGGKSARSVRKYFPTANILALTTNTKTAAQLVLTKGVTPVVVDSIENTDAFYVAGKELALESGLGNKGDIVVMVSGALVASGTTNTASVHVL
- a CDS encoding GGDEF domain-containing protein, giving the protein MQRKSVFSYLAITTLVFFSLVSFYYFKKHQQLEKDIIVQNAELAIHQLAYSEREYQSVRSQFISIIELLSHSRNLYEYVLEPTKTNKGVVEEVWSSVASNQKWYTQIRFLDTNGMEKIRLNYSDGVAEVESEKNLQDKSQRNYYLYAQTLNENDIGVWGIDLEHEHGKLVEPYQPALRLITPVYVAGSRAGYLVLNIDVRYLSSRLNYSPDERFSPELIGEQGFYLAGSSLNELYGHLVKERNEHNFARSFPVTWQMMQHNKSGYLMEKEGLIVFNQIYLSPQQPLYLVIELDGKELDAIAKHESEALVQEATLVFVLMLAFVIPGTLLVGHYRKRSIESQLARAALSGMSAVIISDRNHRAIMVNDQFCALTGLAHRDIHSRNIIKHLLGEEQIELSLEIFEQVAHQQLWEGEISIQRADEERAVTALLRVQSVLAKSGRVSYYITSIVDISDRKELEERLRILSERDELTQLWNRRKFELELRRNARLMERYPATSNACLALLDIDFFKRVNDELGHDEGDRVITNVAQMLESTLRETDFVARIGGEEFAIIMPHTSISEAELALERLRIAIDLEASIPVTVSIGVTDFIADSTRCYKCADIALYESKSSGRNRVSVCFSSEEVA
- a CDS encoding GntR family transcriptional regulator yields the protein MIVQDILNGQLQPDEKLVVAELKQRYDVGASPIREALVQLSWSKYVSLQPQKGCWVAPVSIDELNDLYESLRFISSILLKQAIEAGDEGWELEVLTSFHKLSRVQHAKEGFDWQEWEERQHQFHISLLEGARSNNMLGFFSDLITQIKRYRYYAIVNGLEYGSSCLDDYEQIMKLVLAKDGEKAAKTLDSHLEHNRQKIQAIIDEQAVAA